In the genome of Bacillus horti, the window TTGACCTTTTACTAAAGGCTTGTTATGATATTCCCAAATCCGAACGTTTCAACGAAAAAACTAGGATTTTCTACTCAATCTGTTCTGTGTTGAGAGTCTCTCCTAGTTTTTCGTTTGTTTTTTGATCTTATTTCCAAACAATTTACATCACATGATACGTTTTTCACTTAACAAGGAGGAGCAGCGATGGACAAGCCAAATGAATTAATTATTGTATTAGATTTCGGGGGTCAGTATAATCAGCTGATCGCTAGAAGAGTCAGAGATCTAGGGGTGTATAGTGAGCTATTACCTCATGATGTATCTATTGAAAAGATCAAAGAACTAAATCCAAAGGGGATCATTTTTTCTGGTGGACCTAACAGTGTCTACGAGGAAGGCTCTCCACGCTGTGACGAGAAAATCTTTGAATTAGGAATCCCGATTCTTGGAATTTGCTATGGTATGCAATTGATGACCCAACATTTTAAAGGGAAAGTCGAAAAAGCAACCCTTCGTGAGTATGGGAAGGCTGTGGTTAATCTAAAAGAAAAATCCCTATTATATGATGGTCTTGAAGAAGCTCAGCTTGTTTGGATGAGCCATGGTGATCTTGTGATTGAGCCACCACAAGGGTTTATCTTAGATGCTACGAATGAATCCTGTCCTGTAGCAGGGATGAGTAATCCAGATAAAAAGCTATACGCGGTACAGTTCCATCCTGAGGTACGTCACTCTGAGTTTGGGATCGAAATGCTAAGTAACTTTATCTACAAAATTTGTGAGTGTGAAGGCAATTGGTCTATGGATGCATTCATTGATTTAGCTGTAGAAGAAATCCGCCAGGGAGTCGGCTCCAAAAAGGTATTATGTGCCTTAAGTGGTGGTGTGGACTCCTCGGTTGTGGCGGCTTTAATCCATAAGGCAATCGGTGATCAATTGACTTGTATGTTTGTTGATCATGGACTTTTGCGCAAGGGTGAAGCGG includes:
- the guaA gene encoding glutamine-hydrolyzing GMP synthase; the encoded protein is MDKPNELIIVLDFGGQYNQLIARRVRDLGVYSELLPHDVSIEKIKELNPKGIIFSGGPNSVYEEGSPRCDEKIFELGIPILGICYGMQLMTQHFKGKVEKATLREYGKAVVNLKEKSLLYDGLEEAQLVWMSHGDLVIEPPQGFILDATNESCPVAGMSNPDKKLYAVQFHPEVRHSEFGIEMLSNFIYKICECEGNWSMDAFIDLAVEEIRQGVGSKKVLCALSGGVDSSVVAALIHKAIGDQLTCMFVDHGLLRKGEAESVMETFTSKFSMNVIKIDAKERFLSKLKGVSDPEQKRKIIGNEFIYVFEEEANKLPDMDFLAQGTLYTDIVESGTATAQTIKSHHNVGGLPEEMKMDLIEPLNTLFKDEVRKLGEELGLPQEIVWRQPFPGPGLGIRVLGEITEDKLEIVRESDYILRDEIKKAGLEREVWQYFTALPDMRSVGVMGDARTYDYTVGIRAVTSIDGMTADWARIPYEVLEKISTRICNEVSGVNRVVYDITSKPPATIEWE